One window of the Rhodococcus sovatensis genome contains the following:
- the sdhA gene encoding succinate dehydrogenase flavoprotein subunit: MQEHRYDVLIVGAGGAGMRAAIEAGPQARTAVLTKLYPTRSHTGAAQGGMCAALANVEEDNWEWHTFDTVKGGDYLADQDAVEIMAKEAIDAVLDLEKMGLPFNRTPEGKIDQRRFGGHTRDHGKAPVRRACYAADRTGHMILQTLYQNCVKHDVEFYNEFYALDLCLTETDNGPVATGIIAYELSTGELHIFHAKSIVFATGGSGRMYKTTSNAHTLTGDGMGIVFRKGLPLEDMEFHQFHPTGLAGLGILISEAVRGEGGILRNESGERFMERYAPTIKDLAPRDIVARSMVLEVLEGRGGGPNKDYVYIDVTHIPEEVLDEKLPDIMEFSRTYLGVDPVKEPVPVYPTCHYVMGGIPTKINGEVLRTNDDHVPGLYAAGECACVSVHGANRLGTNSLLDINVFGRRAGIAAAKYANSVDFTPLPDEPAKMVQDWLELVLSDHGHERVADIRSELQQSMDNNASVFRTEERLETALKDVRALKERYNHITVQDKGARYNSDLLEAVELGFLLEMAEVTVVGALNRKESRGGHAREDYPDRNDAEYMKHTMAYKEGVGLLTDIRLEYKPVIQTRYEPMERKY, from the coding sequence ATGCAGGAACATCGTTATGACGTGCTCATCGTCGGCGCCGGCGGCGCAGGTATGCGAGCAGCCATCGAAGCCGGCCCGCAGGCCCGCACCGCGGTACTGACCAAGCTCTACCCGACGCGCTCGCACACCGGAGCGGCCCAGGGCGGAATGTGCGCCGCCCTGGCCAACGTCGAGGAAGACAACTGGGAGTGGCACACCTTCGACACCGTCAAGGGCGGCGACTACCTCGCCGATCAGGACGCGGTCGAGATCATGGCCAAGGAGGCGATCGACGCCGTTCTCGATCTCGAGAAGATGGGTCTTCCCTTCAACCGGACACCCGAGGGCAAGATCGATCAGCGTCGCTTCGGCGGCCACACGCGTGACCACGGCAAGGCGCCCGTTCGCCGTGCGTGCTACGCGGCCGACCGCACCGGCCACATGATCCTCCAGACGCTCTACCAGAACTGCGTCAAGCACGACGTCGAGTTCTACAACGAGTTCTACGCTCTCGATCTGTGTCTCACCGAGACCGACAACGGTCCTGTTGCGACCGGCATCATCGCCTACGAGCTCTCGACCGGCGAACTGCACATCTTCCACGCCAAGTCGATCGTGTTCGCTACCGGCGGTTCAGGTCGCATGTACAAGACCACGTCCAACGCGCACACCCTGACCGGTGACGGCATGGGCATCGTCTTCCGCAAGGGGCTTCCCCTCGAAGACATGGAGTTCCACCAGTTCCACCCGACAGGTCTCGCCGGCCTCGGCATCCTGATCTCCGAGGCGGTTCGAGGCGAGGGTGGAATCCTTCGCAACGAGTCGGGCGAACGCTTCATGGAGCGCTACGCCCCCACCATCAAGGACCTGGCACCGCGCGACATCGTCGCGCGATCGATGGTTCTCGAGGTTCTCGAAGGCCGCGGCGGCGGACCGAACAAGGACTACGTCTACATCGACGTCACGCACATTCCCGAGGAAGTTCTCGACGAGAAGCTCCCCGACATCATGGAGTTCTCACGCACCTACCTCGGCGTGGACCCGGTCAAGGAGCCCGTGCCGGTCTACCCGACGTGCCACTACGTCATGGGCGGCATTCCGACCAAGATCAACGGTGAAGTTCTCCGCACCAACGACGACCACGTTCCCGGCCTGTACGCAGCAGGCGAGTGCGCGTGCGTGTCGGTGCACGGAGCCAACCGTCTCGGGACCAACTCGCTACTCGACATCAACGTCTTCGGACGTCGCGCCGGAATCGCGGCTGCGAAGTACGCCAACTCGGTCGACTTCACTCCGTTGCCCGACGAGCCCGCGAAGATGGTCCAGGATTGGCTCGAGCTCGTATTGTCGGACCACGGCCACGAGCGCGTCGCCGACATCCGCAGCGAACTCCAGCAGTCGATGGACAACAACGCGTCGGTCTTCCGCACCGAAGAGCGCCTCGAGACCGCACTCAAGGACGTCCGCGCTCTCAAGGAGCGGTACAACCACATAACCGTGCAGGACAAGGGTGCTCGCTACAACAGTGATCTCCTCGAAGCCGTCGAACTGGGATTCCTGCTCGAGATGGCGGAAGTCACCGTCGTCGGTGCACTCAACCGCAAGGAGTCGCGCGGCGGACACGCTCGCGAGGACTACCCGGACCGCAACGACGCCGAGTACATGAAGCACACCATGGCCTACAAAGAAGGCGTTGGTCTGCTCACCGACATCCGTCTGGAGTACAAGCCGGTAATCCAGACCCGCTACGAGCCGATGGAGCGGAAGTACTGA
- a CDS encoding succinate dehydrogenase iron-sulfur subunit translates to MSAPTLDKADQSPDLPVPNGSVMVTLKIARFNPESGDGQRWDSFQVPTLPTDRLLNLLHYVKGYLDGTLTFRRSCAHGVCGSDAMRINGVNRLACKVLMRDMLPKDSSKTLTITIEPIRGLPVEKDLIVDMEPFFDAFRAVKPFLMTTGNEPTRERIQSAADRARFDDTTKCILCACCTTSCPVYWSDGSYFGPAAIVNAHRFIFDSRDEGASERLDILNDVEGVWRCRTTFNCTDACPRGIQVTKAIQEVKRALLFAR, encoded by the coding sequence ATGAGCGCCCCCACTCTCGACAAAGCCGACCAGTCGCCCGATCTGCCCGTGCCCAACGGTTCGGTGATGGTGACCCTCAAGATCGCTCGCTTCAACCCCGAGAGCGGTGACGGTCAGCGCTGGGACAGCTTTCAGGTTCCGACGCTGCCGACGGACCGCCTGCTGAACCTGCTGCACTACGTCAAGGGGTATCTCGACGGAACGCTGACCTTCCGCCGCTCGTGCGCGCACGGCGTCTGCGGAAGCGATGCGATGCGCATCAACGGTGTCAACCGTCTCGCCTGCAAGGTGCTGATGCGCGACATGCTGCCGAAGGATTCCTCGAAGACGCTGACCATCACGATCGAACCCATCAGGGGCCTGCCGGTCGAGAAGGATCTCATCGTCGACATGGAGCCGTTCTTCGACGCGTTCCGTGCGGTCAAGCCGTTCCTGATGACGACCGGCAACGAGCCGACCCGCGAGCGGATCCAGTCCGCAGCCGACCGCGCTCGCTTCGACGACACGACCAAGTGCATCCTGTGCGCATGCTGCACAACCTCGTGCCCCGTCTACTGGAGTGACGGCAGCTACTTCGGTCCGGCTGCCATCGTCAATGCACACCGGTTCATCTTCGACAGCCGCGACGAAGGTGCATCCGAGCGTCTCGACATCCTCAACGATGTCGAGGGTGTGTGGCGCTGCCGTACGACATTCAACTGCACCGACGCATGCCCCCGTGGCATCCAGGTGACCAAAGCGATTCAGGAGGTCAAGCGCGCGCTGTTGTTCGCTCGCTAG
- a CDS encoding glycerol-3-phosphate dehydrogenase/oxidase: MSSTTTVLSPAARTESLARMESEELDILVIGGGVVGAGTALDAVTRGLKVGLLEARDYAAGTSSRSSKLFHGGLRYLEQFNFSLVFEALRERSLVLNTLCPHLARPVPFIYPLEKVIDRGYVGLGIGVYDVMGAGRGVPGHHKHLGKKKTLESFPSGKRSAIRGAVKFYEGQVDDARHTMMLARTAAAYGALCANSARVTGFIREDDKVVGVLACDLETGRAFEVRAKQVINAAGVWTDEVQQMVGGRGQFQVRASKGVHLVVPRNRINSATGIITRTEKSLLFVIPWGSHWIIGTTDTDWKLDLAHPAASRSDIDYILGHVNKLLADPLDRDDVVGVYAGLRPLLFGESDSTSTLSREHAVSSPVRGLTVIAGGKYTTYRVMAKDAVDSAVHGLERNVPKCVTESIPLVGADGYLGAYNSRSLTAERTGMRVSRIEHLLGRYGTLTTELLDMIERDPELGTPLESAPEYLRAEVVYAASHEGAQHLDDILTRRTRISIEVPDRGDAAAVEVARLVAPVLGWDDQHVSEEIEHYRLRVQAERDSQQELDDDTADAARLGAPDVRLGVSWPSRA; the protein is encoded by the coding sequence ATGAGTTCCACCACGACGGTACTGTCGCCGGCGGCACGTACCGAGTCCCTCGCCCGAATGGAATCCGAGGAGCTCGACATTCTGGTCATCGGCGGCGGGGTCGTCGGCGCGGGCACAGCATTGGATGCTGTGACACGTGGGCTGAAGGTCGGGTTGCTCGAGGCTCGTGACTACGCAGCCGGCACCTCCAGCCGCTCGAGCAAGCTATTCCACGGCGGGTTGCGGTACCTGGAACAGTTCAACTTCTCTCTGGTGTTCGAGGCCTTGAGGGAGCGTTCGCTGGTGTTGAACACCTTGTGTCCGCACCTTGCTCGTCCGGTTCCCTTCATCTACCCGCTCGAGAAGGTCATCGATCGCGGCTACGTCGGACTCGGCATCGGCGTGTACGACGTCATGGGAGCCGGGCGTGGCGTTCCAGGACACCACAAGCATCTCGGCAAGAAGAAGACCCTCGAATCGTTCCCGTCCGGCAAGCGTTCGGCTATCCGTGGAGCAGTGAAGTTCTACGAAGGCCAGGTCGACGACGCCCGTCACACGATGATGCTCGCACGCACAGCCGCTGCCTACGGTGCACTGTGCGCCAACAGTGCTCGCGTCACCGGCTTCATACGGGAAGACGACAAGGTCGTCGGTGTTCTCGCATGTGATCTCGAGACTGGTCGTGCCTTCGAAGTGAGGGCGAAGCAGGTGATCAATGCCGCGGGGGTGTGGACCGACGAGGTTCAGCAGATGGTCGGAGGTCGAGGACAATTCCAGGTGCGAGCGTCGAAGGGCGTGCATCTTGTGGTGCCGCGCAATCGAATCAACAGTGCCACCGGCATCATCACCCGGACCGAGAAGTCTCTGCTGTTCGTCATTCCCTGGGGAAGTCACTGGATCATCGGCACCACCGACACGGACTGGAAGCTCGACCTTGCGCACCCGGCTGCGAGCCGCAGCGACATCGACTACATCCTCGGGCACGTCAACAAACTGTTGGCCGATCCTCTCGATCGCGACGACGTCGTCGGCGTGTACGCGGGATTGCGGCCTTTGCTGTTCGGTGAATCCGACTCCACCAGTACGCTTTCGCGGGAACACGCTGTCTCCAGCCCGGTACGTGGCCTGACTGTCATCGCGGGCGGCAAGTACACCACCTACCGCGTGATGGCCAAGGACGCGGTCGACTCGGCGGTGCACGGCCTGGAGCGGAACGTGCCCAAGTGCGTCACCGAGAGCATTCCGCTCGTCGGAGCCGACGGATACCTCGGTGCCTACAATTCTCGCTCTCTGACGGCCGAACGTACCGGCATGCGAGTCTCACGCATCGAGCATCTGCTGGGCAGGTACGGCACGCTGACCACCGAACTGCTGGACATGATCGAGAGGGATCCGGAGCTCGGCACACCGTTGGAGAGTGCTCCGGAGTACCTGCGTGCCGAGGTGGTCTACGCGGCGAGCCACGAGGGCGCGCAGCATCTGGACGACATCCTCACTCGTCGTACCCGCATTTCGATCGAGGTTCCGGACCGCGGTGACGCCGCAGCGGTCGAAGTCGCGCGCCTCGTGGCACCGGTTCTGGGATGGGACGATCAGCACGTGTCCGAGGAGATCGAACACTATCGGCTACGAGTGCAGGCAGAACGCGATTCGCAGCAGGAACTCGACGACGACACGGCCGATGCTGCGCGGCTTGGAGCCCCGGACGTTCGGTTGGGCGTGAGCTGGCCTTCCCGCGCCTGA
- the glpK gene encoding glycerol kinase GlpK — MTDSTGQYIAAIDQGTTSSRCMIFDHAGTVIASDQKEHRQIFPQAGWVEHDASEIWDNVRAVAAGAMAAADLTGKDIAAVGITNQRETTLVWDRSSGKPIYNAIVWQDTRTDRIVTALGDGDANKYTATTGLPLATYFSGPKVKWILDNVDGARAKADAGELCFGNMDTWVLWNMTGGTDGGLHYTDPTNASRTLLMDLDTLQWDEGICADMGIPVSMLPEIKSSSEVYGTGRERGPFRGVPIAGILGDQQAATFGQACLSPGEAKNTYGTGNFVLLNTGTEKVMSKNGLLTTVCYKIGDQPTIYALEGSIAVTGSLVQWLRDNLGMISDAADIETDARSVEDNGGAYFVPAFSGLFAPHWRADARGAIVGLTRFVNKGHLARAVLEATAYQTREVIEAMNADSGVDLEVLKVDGGMVVNELLMQFQADILGVDVVRPVVAETTALGAAYAAGLAVGYWASEEDIRENWAEDKTWTPSMDEDQRAKLYAGWKKAVTRTLDWVDEE, encoded by the coding sequence ATGACCGACTCGACAGGTCAGTACATCGCTGCGATCGACCAAGGAACGACGTCCTCACGATGCATGATCTTCGATCACGCGGGCACCGTCATCGCTTCCGATCAGAAAGAGCATCGACAGATCTTTCCGCAGGCAGGATGGGTCGAGCACGACGCATCGGAGATCTGGGACAACGTTCGGGCCGTAGCGGCAGGTGCCATGGCCGCAGCCGACCTGACGGGCAAGGATATTGCCGCAGTAGGTATCACGAACCAGCGCGAGACGACGTTGGTATGGGATCGCTCCAGCGGCAAGCCGATCTACAACGCCATCGTCTGGCAGGACACCCGCACCGACCGCATCGTGACGGCGCTCGGGGACGGTGACGCAAACAAATACACCGCTACGACCGGACTGCCGCTGGCAACCTACTTTTCCGGACCGAAGGTGAAGTGGATCCTCGACAACGTCGACGGTGCACGTGCGAAAGCCGACGCGGGCGAGCTGTGCTTCGGCAACATGGACACCTGGGTCCTCTGGAACATGACGGGCGGCACGGACGGGGGTCTGCACTACACCGACCCGACCAATGCCTCCCGTACGCTTCTGATGGATCTGGACACCTTGCAGTGGGACGAAGGCATCTGCGCCGACATGGGTATCCCGGTCTCGATGCTGCCCGAAATCAAGTCCAGCTCCGAGGTATACGGCACCGGTCGTGAACGCGGACCGTTCCGTGGCGTGCCCATCGCAGGCATCCTGGGAGATCAGCAAGCAGCGACCTTCGGTCAGGCGTGCCTGTCTCCGGGTGAAGCCAAGAACACGTACGGCACTGGAAATTTTGTGTTGCTCAACACCGGAACCGAAAAGGTGATGAGTAAGAACGGACTACTGACGACGGTCTGCTACAAGATCGGTGACCAACCGACGATCTACGCCCTCGAAGGGTCCATCGCCGTCACCGGCTCGTTGGTGCAATGGCTTCGCGACAACCTGGGCATGATCTCCGATGCGGCCGACATCGAGACCGATGCACGCTCGGTGGAGGACAACGGCGGCGCGTACTTCGTTCCCGCGTTCTCCGGGCTGTTCGCACCGCATTGGCGGGCCGACGCGCGCGGTGCGATCGTGGGGTTGACGCGGTTCGTCAACAAGGGTCATCTCGCACGGGCGGTCCTCGAGGCCACCGCATATCAGACGCGCGAGGTCATCGAGGCCATGAATGCCGACTCCGGTGTCGATCTGGAGGTGCTCAAGGTCGACGGAGGCATGGTCGTCAACGAGCTGTTGATGCAGTTCCAGGCGGACATTCTGGGCGTCGACGTGGTGCGGCCTGTCGTTGCCGAAACCACCGCTCTGGGAGCGGCATACGCCGCCGGCCTCGCTGTCGGTTACTGGGCGAGCGAAGAGGACATTCGCGAGAACTGGGCCGAGGACAAGACCTGGACACCGTCGATGGACGAGGACCAACGGGCGAAGCTCTACGCCGGATGGAAGAAAGCAGTAACGCGAACTTTGGATTGGGTTGATGAAGAATGA
- a CDS encoding MIP/aquaporin family protein, whose amino-acid sequence MTRKDAEWGLPAQMAAEFAGTMVLILFGTGVVAQVVSGGADGSLGGHDSIAWAWGLGVMFGIYVAGRITGAHLNPAVTFAFALFRGFEWRRVAPYVLAQTAGAFVGALLVRWNYDDMINAIDPGHTTATQTIFSTLPGNGTLPVSVSSALIDQIIGTAILLFLIVAVTDSLGTAPMANLAPFIVGLIVVGIGFAWATNAGYAINPARDFGPRLASFFTGYGGAWRDQYGGLYFWVPIVGPLVGGPLGVFLYDLLIGKSLRKQEGSVPEAPSRLPELSTNQTSGEKS is encoded by the coding sequence ATGACGCGTAAGGATGCGGAGTGGGGTTTACCGGCGCAGATGGCTGCCGAGTTCGCCGGCACGATGGTCTTGATCCTTTTCGGCACAGGTGTCGTGGCACAGGTTGTCTCGGGCGGCGCCGACGGCAGCCTCGGTGGCCACGATTCCATTGCCTGGGCGTGGGGCCTGGGAGTGATGTTCGGCATCTACGTCGCAGGCCGAATCACCGGCGCGCATCTGAATCCCGCTGTGACATTTGCGTTCGCACTTTTTCGTGGGTTCGAGTGGCGGAGGGTGGCGCCCTACGTTCTGGCGCAGACTGCAGGCGCATTCGTCGGCGCCCTACTCGTGCGGTGGAACTACGACGACATGATCAACGCGATCGATCCCGGCCACACCACCGCCACGCAAACGATCTTCTCGACGTTGCCGGGCAACGGAACGCTGCCGGTCAGTGTGAGCTCAGCGCTGATCGACCAGATCATCGGCACCGCAATTCTGCTGTTCTTGATTGTGGCGGTGACGGATTCGCTCGGTACCGCTCCGATGGCCAACTTGGCGCCGTTCATCGTCGGCCTCATCGTCGTCGGAATCGGTTTCGCGTGGGCGACCAATGCGGGCTACGCGATCAATCCCGCCCGAGATTTCGGACCTCGCCTGGCGTCGTTCTTCACCGGATACGGTGGAGCGTGGCGTGATCAGTACGGAGGCCTGTACTTCTGGGTCCCGATCGTCGGGCCTCTGGTAGGCGGACCTCTAGGAGTGTTCTTGTACGACCTGCTCATCGGCAAGAGCCTGCGCAAGCAAGAAGGTTCGGTGCCCGAGGCGCCATCACGGCTGCCGGAACTATCGACAAACCAGACATCAGGAGAGAAGTCATGA
- a CDS encoding sugar-binding transcriptional regulator, translating into MPDGRPLPESDLRIGQATQAARLYYFQDLTMAAIGRELGVSRSTVSRLITFARASGLVEIKVSTPLGQAPRIEQAFADRYDIRAHVVPVSEIVDDLQRLDRVATFAGRLLTSYFESDMVMGVAWGTTVSAVSRKLAPKRTHNSHVVQLNGAANTRTTGVSYASDIIKNFADAYGAVAQGFPVPAFFDYPETRAHLWRERSIKRVLELQDRMHLAVFSIGVVSGAVPSHVYSAGYLERRDHAALERDGVVGDIATVFLRSDGSYDRIALNDRSSGPSLDRLKAVPRRLCIIAGESKLDALNAALKGGLITDLVIDDISAAELILRSP; encoded by the coding sequence GTGCCCGACGGACGACCTCTCCCAGAATCCGATCTACGAATCGGCCAAGCCACGCAGGCCGCCCGGTTGTACTACTTCCAGGACTTGACGATGGCGGCCATCGGTCGTGAGCTGGGCGTATCTCGTTCGACAGTCTCGCGGCTTATCACGTTCGCACGGGCGTCAGGACTCGTGGAAATCAAAGTTTCGACGCCGCTCGGTCAGGCACCCCGTATCGAGCAAGCATTCGCCGATCGCTACGACATTCGTGCACACGTGGTCCCCGTATCGGAAATCGTCGACGACTTGCAGCGTCTCGATCGCGTCGCCACGTTCGCGGGTCGGTTGCTGACGTCGTATTTCGAGTCGGACATGGTGATGGGAGTCGCGTGGGGAACCACCGTCAGCGCGGTCAGCCGCAAGCTCGCTCCCAAACGCACCCACAATTCGCACGTCGTACAACTCAACGGGGCAGCCAATACCCGCACAACAGGAGTGTCCTACGCGAGCGACATCATCAAGAACTTCGCCGATGCGTACGGCGCTGTGGCGCAGGGCTTTCCGGTCCCGGCGTTCTTCGACTACCCCGAAACGCGAGCTCATCTGTGGCGCGAGCGAAGCATCAAGCGTGTCCTCGAGTTACAGGACCGAATGCATCTGGCGGTCTTCTCCATCGGCGTAGTCAGCGGCGCGGTACCCAGCCACGTCTACAGCGCGGGATATCTCGAACGGCGTGATCACGCCGCACTCGAACGTGACGGCGTCGTCGGTGACATCGCAACAGTGTTTCTGCGATCCGATGGCAGCTACGACCGAATCGCCCTCAACGACCGATCCAGCGGACCCAGCCTCGATCGACTCAAGGCGGTCCCCCGACGGCTGTGCATCATTGCCGGTGAGTCCAAACTCGATGCGCTGAACGCGGCCCTGAAAGGCGGCTTGATCACCGATCTTGTCATCGACGACATCAGTGCCGCGGAGTTGATATTGCGCTCGCCCTGA
- a CDS encoding aldo/keto reductase, translated as MTPTVTLNDGTALPVIGLGTVQSEGEDMAATVTAALSSGYRLIDTALRYETEPGVGRAVAASSVPREDILITTKIPGRLHGYDEAKESARTSLDNLGVDYIDLLLIHWPLPKVDNYIDTWRAMIDLQKEGVVRSIGVSNFTAAHLDRLVSETSVVPSVNQIELHPYFPQADLRAYHAEHGIVTESWSPLGRGSELLTAPPVAEAAAAHGVSEGQVVLRWHIQLGAVPLPKSSNPDRQKQNLDIFGFELTDDEMVAISGLERGRIWGQDPDVYEEF; from the coding sequence ATGACACCGACTGTCACTCTGAACGACGGAACCGCTCTTCCCGTCATCGGTCTTGGGACTGTGCAGTCCGAAGGCGAAGACATGGCGGCGACGGTGACGGCAGCGTTGAGCTCGGGCTATCGACTCATCGACACCGCTCTTCGGTACGAAACCGAACCAGGTGTGGGGCGGGCAGTCGCTGCGTCGAGCGTTCCGCGCGAGGACATCCTGATCACGACGAAGATCCCCGGGCGACTTCACGGTTACGACGAGGCCAAGGAATCCGCGCGGACATCGCTCGACAATCTCGGAGTCGACTACATCGATCTTCTGCTGATCCACTGGCCGTTGCCCAAGGTGGACAACTACATCGACACGTGGCGCGCAATGATCGACCTCCAGAAAGAGGGTGTGGTCAGGTCCATCGGCGTATCGAATTTCACTGCCGCGCATCTCGATCGGCTCGTTTCGGAGACATCGGTGGTTCCGTCTGTCAACCAGATCGAACTTCATCCTTATTTTCCGCAGGCAGATCTGCGGGCATACCACGCCGAGCACGGCATCGTCACCGAAAGTTGGAGCCCGCTCGGACGCGGATCTGAACTGCTGACAGCGCCACCGGTGGCCGAGGCGGCGGCAGCGCACGGTGTCTCCGAAGGCCAGGTGGTCCTGCGGTGGCACATCCAGCTGGGTGCGGTACCGCTGCCCAAATCCTCGAATCCGGATCGACAGAAGCAGAACTTGGACATCTTCGGCTTCGAACTGACCGACGACGAGATGGTAGCCATCTCCGGTTTGGAGCGCGGGCGGATCTGGGGTCAGGACCCGGACGTGTACGAGGAGTTCTGA
- a CDS encoding Gfo/Idh/MocA family oxidoreductase: MTVRVGIIGVGIMGADHARKINGSISGAEVSAVADFDAGRASSIAAELRGASVAADGFALIADEGVDAVIVASHDSTHAELVHAALAANKPVLCEKPLAPTAVECRGIIAAQGDRDLITVGFMRRFDPAYAELERAAAVERIGERLVAHCVSRNVQAGPGDSSATITNSAIHELDIMPWLLGSPITEVSWHAGRTSKHSGIRQDPQIMLLRTESDVLITLELFVNARYGYDTRCEIVGEDGVASFAVPAHVIVDSGLRRSIDYPLDWIPRYAEAYRLELQEWVDSIEQGRPSTLADAEAGLRAGLVADALVESMNDGGRKVTVEY; the protein is encoded by the coding sequence ATGACAGTGCGCGTCGGAATCATCGGTGTCGGCATCATGGGAGCCGACCACGCTCGTAAGATCAACGGTTCGATTTCGGGTGCGGAGGTCTCCGCCGTCGCCGACTTCGATGCTGGACGCGCATCGTCGATCGCCGCCGAATTGCGTGGCGCATCAGTTGCCGCAGACGGATTCGCGTTGATCGCCGACGAGGGCGTCGACGCCGTCATCGTCGCCTCGCACGACTCGACGCACGCTGAACTGGTTCATGCCGCACTTGCTGCGAACAAGCCGGTGCTGTGCGAGAAACCCCTCGCGCCTACCGCAGTGGAGTGTCGCGGCATCATTGCTGCCCAGGGTGATCGAGATCTGATCACCGTCGGATTCATGCGGAGATTCGATCCGGCGTACGCCGAGCTCGAGCGCGCGGCAGCCGTGGAGCGAATCGGCGAAAGGCTCGTTGCGCATTGCGTCAGCAGAAACGTGCAGGCCGGCCCCGGTGACTCGTCGGCAACCATCACCAACTCCGCGATACACGAACTCGACATCATGCCGTGGCTTCTGGGATCGCCGATCACCGAGGTCAGCTGGCATGCGGGACGTACCTCGAAGCACTCGGGGATCCGCCAGGATCCACAGATCATGTTGCTGCGCACCGAATCCGACGTCCTGATCACACTCGAACTCTTCGTCAATGCGCGCTACGGTTACGACACCCGGTGCGAGATCGTCGGCGAGGACGGTGTTGCATCATTCGCAGTTCCGGCGCACGTCATCGTCGACAGTGGGCTTCGTCGTTCCATCGACTACCCGCTCGACTGGATACCGCGATACGCCGAGGCGTATCGACTCGAACTGCAGGAGTGGGTCGACTCGATCGAGCAGGGACGGCCGTCGACCCTCGCCGACGCGGAGGCCGGGCTTCGCGCTGGGCTCGTCGCGGACGCTCTGGTGGAATCGATGAACGACGGTGGCCGCAAGGTTACCGTCGAATACTGA
- a CDS encoding LacI family DNA-binding transcriptional regulator produces MTHRYKVREIAQQAGLSEATVDRVLHERAGVRADTRAEVQQAISDLDKQRSQLRLNGRKFLFDVVMQSPARFSAEFRTAVEAELPMLSPAVVRCRFHFRETESVAAMVETLGKFTSRGSQGVIVKAPDDPDVIVALDRLVDKGIPVVTYVTDVPASRRLDYVGIDNRAAGATAAYLVDSWLGDADSSVLVISTSNIFRNEGEREIGFRTTLRALGAERGAAAGRRVVEITHSEGRDETVERLVHQALAEHRGIEAVYSIGGGNAGAVRAFARAGRRCRVFIGHDLDSDNRTLLRSGALSAVLHHDLRADARLACRLLMQAGGGFTGGGFTGVVSEPSRIQVLTRFNTPHPPAREK; encoded by the coding sequence GTGACTCATCGGTACAAGGTCCGCGAGATAGCTCAGCAGGCAGGCCTGAGCGAGGCGACGGTCGACAGGGTGCTCCACGAGCGCGCTGGTGTGCGCGCAGACACGAGAGCGGAAGTGCAGCAAGCAATTTCCGACCTCGACAAGCAGCGATCCCAGCTGCGGCTCAATGGTCGGAAGTTCCTGTTCGACGTCGTCATGCAGTCGCCCGCCAGATTCTCCGCCGAGTTCAGGACTGCAGTGGAAGCGGAATTGCCGATGCTGTCACCCGCCGTCGTTCGGTGCAGGTTTCACTTCAGAGAAACCGAGTCCGTTGCGGCGATGGTAGAGACGCTCGGAAAGTTCACCAGCCGCGGATCCCAGGGAGTGATAGTCAAAGCGCCGGATGATCCGGACGTGATCGTCGCCCTCGACCGCCTGGTCGACAAAGGAATTCCGGTTGTGACCTACGTGACCGATGTTCCTGCCAGCAGGAGACTGGACTACGTGGGAATCGACAATCGTGCGGCGGGAGCAACCGCGGCATATCTGGTGGACAGCTGGCTCGGCGACGCCGACTCGTCCGTTCTGGTGATCTCGACCAGCAATATCTTCCGCAACGAAGGGGAACGTGAGATCGGATTCCGCACCACGCTGCGCGCGTTGGGTGCCGAGCGCGGTGCCGCGGCGGGCAGGCGCGTCGTGGAGATCACCCACAGTGAGGGACGTGACGAGACCGTGGAACGACTGGTTCACCAGGCGCTCGCCGAGCATCGGGGAATCGAGGCCGTCTACTCCATCGGTGGCGGAAACGCCGGGGCGGTCCGAGCATTCGCACGCGCAGGGCGACGGTGCCGCGTGTTCATCGGTCACGACCTCGACAGCGACAACCGCACGTTGTTGAGATCCGGCGCGTTGTCTGCGGTTCTCCATCACGACCTCCGTGCCGACGCACGGCTGGCCTGTCGGTTGCTCATGCAGGCGGGCGGCGGATTCACAGGCGGCGGCTTCACGGGCGTAGTCAGTGAGCCGTCCCGAATTCAGGTGCTGACGAGGTTCAACACACCGCACCCTCCGGCGCGCGAGAAATGA